From a region of the Synechococcus sp. PCC 7502 genome:
- the rsfS gene encoding ribosome silencing factor, with translation MTSNPTQDFTYKMTVMAALAADDRKAEDILIIAIGEVSVLADYFIIATGRSKAQVRAIANGIKTKISEELQREPIRMAGESDAGWILQDYGDVIVHIMMPTEREFYGLEAFWGHAPKFTLDQIGLAAIS, from the coding sequence ATGACCTCAAATCCAACTCAAGACTTCACCTACAAAATGACAGTAATGGCAGCACTTGCCGCCGATGATCGCAAAGCTGAGGATATTTTGATCATAGCTATAGGTGAGGTTTCGGTACTTGCGGATTATTTTATCATTGCGACGGGACGCTCCAAAGCTCAGGTACGGGCGATCGCCAATGGCATCAAAACTAAAATCAGCGAAGAATTACAACGGGAGCCAATTCGCATGGCGGGAGAAAGTGATGCTGGTTGGATTCTCCAAGATTATGGGGATGTGATTGTCCATATTATGATGCCAACAGAACGAGAATTTTACGGATTAGAAGCCTTTTGGGGTCATGCACCGAAATTTACCCTTGATCAAATTGGTCTAGCAGCGATTAGTTAA
- a CDS encoding ABC transporter ATP-binding protein codes for MLKIQNLSKFYGDRQVLRDINLHIPAGEIYGLLGRNGAGKTTLINIICNLINADSGAIAIDNQSIGTLTKSMIGIVPQENLLYEGLTCYENLDFFATLYGLTGQLKQQRIQNCLAAVNLTDRAKSIVGNLSGGMKRRINIAIALVHAPKLVILDEPTTGLDIEARYQIWELINQLRYQGMTLLLTTHLLEEAERLCQRIGILKNGELLIEGSLSELGSVIPAAAILIMHTPVEELAIARGQSLGFSHHRYGNDLAFWLPEHRSLQEIVTLFGGIAIDSISIQPVRLENIYVELTRERLEPSIPLVSSLINT; via the coding sequence TTGCTCAAAATTCAAAATTTATCTAAGTTCTACGGTGATCGCCAAGTTTTAAGGGATATAAATCTGCATATTCCCGCAGGGGAAATCTACGGACTCTTGGGGCGCAATGGGGCGGGTAAAACTACACTAATTAATATTATTTGTAATTTGATTAATGCTGACAGTGGGGCGATCGCCATTGATAACCAGTCCATAGGCACTCTGACTAAATCAATGATTGGGATTGTGCCACAGGAAAATTTACTCTATGAGGGGTTAACCTGTTACGAAAACCTTGATTTTTTTGCAACTTTGTATGGGTTGACTGGACAACTGAAACAGCAAAGAATTCAAAACTGTTTGGCGGCTGTGAATCTTACTGATCGAGCTAAAAGCATAGTTGGAAATTTGAGTGGTGGGATGAAACGGCGGATTAACATAGCGATCGCCCTAGTCCATGCCCCTAAGTTAGTAATTTTAGATGAACCCACAACAGGCTTAGATATTGAAGCTCGCTATCAAATTTGGGAATTGATAAATCAACTGCGCTACCAAGGTATGACCCTGTTACTCACAACTCATCTGTTAGAAGAAGCAGAACGACTCTGTCAGCGCATTGGCATTCTCAAAAATGGTGAACTCCTAATTGAAGGAAGCCTGAGTGAATTGGGCAGTGTGATTCCAGCCGCAGCGATTTTAATTATGCATACGCCTGTGGAAGAATTAGCGATCGCCCGTGGTCAAAGTTTAGGATTTAGTCACCACCGCTATGGTAATGATTTAGCATTTTGGCTGCCCGAACATCGGTCTTTACAGGAAATTGTGACTTTATTTGGTGGTATTGCGATCGACTCTATCTCTATCCAACCTGTACGTCTGGAAAATATCTATGTGGAACTAACTAGAGAACGCCTAGAACCTAGTATTCCCTTAGTTTCTAGTTTGATTAATACTTGA
- a CDS encoding ferredoxin-thioredoxin reductase variable chain, with the protein MKVGDRISVVESIKVYHHPSHKGEAFDIQGLEGEIIAIITEWHGRPISPNYPYEVKLGDKFKVHLGSHEIKLAS; encoded by the coding sequence ATGAAGGTTGGCGATCGCATCTCTGTTGTTGAATCTATTAAGGTTTACCATCATCCCAGTCATAAAGGTGAGGCTTTTGATATTCAAGGCTTAGAAGGAGAAATCATAGCCATAATTACCGAATGGCATGGCAGACCCATTAGCCCTAACTATCCCTATGAGGTCAAACTTGGCGATAAGTTTAAAGTGCATCTCGGTAGCCATGAGATCAAACTTGCTAGTTAA
- a CDS encoding ABC transporter permease, which translates to MKYWYETRAIARRILTELFRQQRTLILWVIFPISMLLLNGFILAEGSKITTLEAFRLATPSTLVGAALFFSSLGGTISTIVAERESKTIKRLFLSPLAGISYFLGIFCAYGCIGIGQSLLIYTVAALFGVEFSGSWFLGAIVIFCSIASYVGMGFLLGTQFARRAEDVNSLVAGFGVPLLMLGGAFVPTTFLPKQLLLVTQFNPIYHMNEALLAISYRAKDLDDYDLRLHFLFLGGFLLISLASGWLAYRRMLSTERRL; encoded by the coding sequence ATGAAATATTGGTATGAAACTAGAGCGATCGCCCGCCGCATTTTAACTGAGCTATTTCGACAGCAGCGAACTTTAATTTTGTGGGTAATTTTCCCCATATCTATGCTTTTGCTTAATGGTTTCATTTTGGCTGAAGGTAGTAAAATCACAACCTTAGAGGCATTTAGACTGGCTACACCTTCAACTTTAGTGGGCGCAGCTTTATTTTTTAGCAGCCTAGGGGGGACAATTTCCACGATTGTGGCGGAACGGGAAAGCAAAACTATCAAACGTTTATTTTTATCACCCCTGGCGGGCATATCCTATTTCCTGGGCATTTTTTGCGCCTATGGCTGTATTGGAATCGGGCAGAGTTTACTGATCTATACCGTGGCGGCATTGTTTGGGGTAGAATTTTCTGGCTCTTGGTTCCTTGGGGCGATCGTAATTTTCTGTAGTATTGCTTCCTATGTGGGCATGGGATTTTTATTAGGTACTCAATTTGCACGGCGGGCAGAGGATGTCAATAGTTTAGTGGCGGGCTTTGGTGTGCCTTTATTGATGTTGGGGGGGGCATTTGTCCCGACTACTTTTTTACCCAAGCAGTTGCTATTAGTTACGCAGTTTAATCCGATTTATCACATGAACGAGGCTTTATTAGCTATTTCCTATCGTGCTAAGGATTTAGATGATTACGATTTAAGGCTGCATTTCTTATTTTTAGGTGGTTTTTTACTTATATCTTTAGCTAGTGGCTGGTTGGCATACCGCAGAATGCTCTCCACAGAGAGGAGACTATAA